The Ipomoea triloba cultivar NCNSP0323 chromosome 14, ASM357664v1 region ataaattaataaaaatttgaaaatttaaaatattatgtattccataGATATTAAAGGGTAGTttatcgcttcaatttgctgggtaatgagttatttgagtactttcattgtcaacaaatccacCAAAAGGcaccaagtaattaatatgattggtttcaaactattcttttttatgttttttcatggtattaaagaaatacatatgtatcatttttttggtgtaactactaatttatttaattcaataagagtaaaatagagtgattccacttcaatttgttgggttattatttgagtactctttttgtcaaccaatccccaagtagttaatataattagcttcaaattattttaattttttttcatagtattaataaaatacttggtaaataaatatataacattattttgtactataattttgatatttaattacaacatattgtaaaaaataagataatggacaatgtaatgaatatcaattgataaatttgaatgtaaagaatcattgcatgagagaaaataaagacaatataactaatgaaattatttctcttatttaatttaattttttgataatgaataattttttcaaataaaggtattgtagacacataattctaaattaaagaaatacatatgtatcattttttgttgtagctactaatttatttaatttaataagagtaaaatagagtgaaaacttaattatgtcaaatttgattgagatgaggttcgaacttatgacctttcttatagaaattaatgggtaagttaaaagttaacggaatattaacggagaagagaatatttaacggaaaacttaacagataatcataaaagtaaggttaaattaggtaatctctattaataatattaatctgaattatcttaaccatctatttaattaaataattcatctgaaccatccatttaattaaataatttgaccgccattttttctacctattttaggcctaactttctttggcactttttttttttttttgaaataactttggctcttattagtatagtagataagaTCGTtgtcacaatatttttttaggaaatacTAATCAAAAGTATATTTAAATTAGTTTCCTGTAATGTTTTCCTTGTAAAACTTAGTTTTAGAGAATATAAATGCTATTTTTGAATGTAATAAATTAGGAAtataataagaattgtattctattgtttaatttctttgaagttatatagattttaaaaattgtattatactaTTTGATTGTTTTAAAGAAAAAGGATGGATTAAATATTCGAAAGATAAaagtacaatttatatatttatgtgggtgtgtgtgtgtgtttattattattattattatatattattattattattttaaataatgatcTTTTAACTATTgacatttctcattttttttatatccgATTTGGTCCattgaatattgatttttatcatcggttttaaatttttaccataaatgaaaaattgactactgatttttttcaaatttggcCCTAAAGTTAAATATCAGtttagtaaatattaaatttaatgataATCTTCTACAAATTTGGTTCTACACATTTCCACTAATGATGAACTAAATGTATTAAGGGTCCACTTtgaaactcgaaaaatgactttcgtCCGTGTTTGGGtactcaaagaaaataaagtcaaaataaaatattcattatagTCAATATCATACCTTTAATTTCACGATAACCGCCGCCAATCTTGCCTTAAAAGTCTCTACTTTACCATCGTaacttattttttcttttgaatatctCTTTACACCCAATAAATATGTTAACATATAGTGTGAATTTGTTATTCTTCCTTGCGAGGGAACAACTATTCATTCCATGtggtacccaaaaaaaaaaaactgtgaaaTGGGCATACCAAATGCATAAAATGGCTTAGAGTTCAAAATCAGTAAATCACAATTCCTTTCTGATATGATTCTTGCATTCTTAAATGGAGCCTTTTGTCATATTCGGATATCCCATCCCATATGCAATGGTGGGTTCGGGTCGGATGGGTTAATAGGGTGGGACGGGTTTTACACAACCCTATATTTAAATTGGttactattttattaaattttatttaatatagcGTCAaactatattttgattttaacatgttataaatttatttgaacctatataattaattaatttttttacctcAAAAAATTTTTGATTAAAATACAAGATAATTTTATCCAATTCGTTTTCCCCAACCCTCAAACTTAATTAGTCATACTACTACTGAAAGGAATCATATTAGGGAAATTATTGAGGAAGCAACACATGACTATAGGAGTGGAGGATTGCTATCTGAGTGATTTATCGCGAACAAAACAAGGTCGCAGATGCAATTGCAGTAATGGGAACCGGTCAACAAGAAGATTGGGAAATCTTTGGAATCAGCTCCTAAGCTGAGGAGACCTATCTTAATAACTTAACGATTGACACTTGTGCTCGCAGAGTGAGGCAGAATAATTAGTTCATTTTACCTCTCCCGGGTAAACACTTGTACTGACACTCTATCAAAAAATCACTTAAGTCTATATTTCTAGACCTTTTAGGAGTTTAttgaaatttacaaattcccatactataaaatataaataattgcctaagaccttgtagtctagtgacacccggttacACTCATTATTGTGTTTGAAAAAATAGATATTAATTTTCATGAAAGACGCATACTTTTGCTGGTACAATTAATAATAGCTTTAACATTTCAAAATCACAATTGTTATTTAAAgtccaatattattattattctgatCAAATTAAAGCAAGGCATCGTTAAAATGGATATAAATATGCATTGATTGAAACATATATAATGCTTTGAATTACAACCTTTCCCTTTAAACATTATATCCCCTCCATCTTATAGGATGGTCGAGGCTAAAACAACTAGGCACCTAGCTATTCTAAAGTTGATGAGGGTGGTTGGAAAGGGTTTGGACCCTTAAGAACCAATTCAATTTCTTCACCAGGGTGATGAGGGTGATACGATAGGGTCTGGACCACTAGGAACTTTTCTTTTCACTGCGCCATATCTCATATGAAAATCATCTGAGGGTGGTGAGGGTGATACGATAGGGTCTGGACCACTAGGAACTTTTCTCTTCACTGCCCCATATCTCATATGAAAATCATCTGAGGGAGGTGCGGGTGATACGATAGGGTCTGGACCACTAGGAACTTTTCTCTTCACTGCCCCATATCTCATATGAAAATCATCTGAGGGAGGTGCGGGTGATACGATAGGGTCTGGACCACTAGGAACTTTTCTCTTCACTGCCCCATATCTCATATGAAAATCATCTGAGGGAGGTGCGGGTGATACGATAGGGTCTGGACCACTAGGAACTTTTCTCTTCACTGCCCCATATCTCATATGAAAATCATCCGAGGGTGGTGCGGGTGATACGATAGGGTCTGGACCACTGGGAACTTTTCTCTTCACTGCCCCATATCTCATATGAAAATCATCTGTTGAAATTGATGAGGGTGGTTGGATAGGGTCTGGACCCTTAGGAACCAATCTCTTCACAACCTCAtatcttatatcaaaatcattatgatgttgattttgatttgtaGGTGATGatgaaataaatacaaataggagagagaatgCAAACAAATGAAGTTGGTATTCCAACTTCATTCTTGAAACCAAGAGGAAGAAAATTTTATGGTGcgtttttgaaaatataacccaaaaagagaaaattttatGGTGcgtttttgaaaatataaccCAAAAAGAAATAGCTGGTGTTGTTATATAAGCAACGAAATgctctcctatatatatacacaattataCAGTCTTGTTAATGGTGTTGAAATGAATATATGGTAATTTGTAAGTCTTGTTAATGGTGTTGAAATGAATATATGGTAATTTGTACGAATTTGGTGAGATCTTCTTTTACTATATTGACTATAGCTgtatatagtaattataattgatatttaatcaaattgaaatcaaataatacatattacTCTATATGATTATAGGACAGTTACGTTGTCCCAATATTTCTTTTAGGAAATACTAATCAAAAGTATATTTAAATGAGTTTCCTGGAATGTTTGGCTTGTAAAACTTATTTTAAGAGAATATAAATGTTGTCTTGGAATGTAATAAATTAGCTAGGAATATAATAAGAAttatattctattgtttaattttttaagatatatagattttaaaaattgtattatatatactatttgaTTGTTTTAAAGAAAAAGGATGGATTAAATATTCGAAAGATAAAagtacaaattatatatttatgtgggtgtatgtgtgtgtttataataataataataataataataataataataataatataattatttttaataatgatcTCTTAACTATTGACATTtctctttttttatatatatccgATTTGGTCCAGTGAATattgatttttatcaatttttatcatcgatttttaatttttaccataaatgaaaaattcactactgattttttcaaatttagtcctacagttaaatatcaatttagtaaatattaaatttaatgataATCTTCTACAAATTTGGTTCTACACATTTCCACTAATGACGAACTAAATGTATTAAGGGTCCCCTTtgaaactcgaaaaatgactttcggaagtcatttttccgTGTTTGGGTACGCAAggaaaataaagtcaaaataaaatattcattctagtcaatatCATATCTTTAATTTCACGATAACCGCCACCAATCTTGCCTTAAAAGTCTCTACTTTACCATCGtaacttatttttcttttgaatatttcTTTACACCCAATAAATATGTTAACTTATAGTGTGAATTTGTTATTCTTCCTTACGAGGGAACTAATATTCATTCCATGTAGtacctaaaataaataaataaataaataaataaaacctagCTGTGAAATGGGCATACCAAATGCCGTTTTTGAATGTAATAAATTAGGAATATAATAAGAAtggtattctattgtttaattttttgaagatatttagattttaaaaattgtattatactatttgattgttttaaataaaaaaggatgGATTAAATATTCGAAAGATAAaagtacaatttatatatttatgtgggTGTATGCGTgtgtttataaaaataataataataataataataataattattattattattattattattattattttcaataatgatCTCTTAACTATTtacatttctcttttttttttttatatccgATTTGGTCCattgaatattgatttttatcaatttttatcatcgattttcaatttttaccataaatgaaaaattcactattgatttttttcaaatttagtcctaaagttaaatatcaatttagtaaatattaaatttaatgataATGTTCTACAAGTTTGGTTCTACACATTTTCACTAATGACGAACTAAATGTATTAAGGGTCCACTTtgaaactcgaaaaatgactttcggaagtcatttttcagtgtttgggtactcaaggaaaaaaataaagtcaaaataaaatattcattctaGTCAGTATCATACCTTTAATTTAATGATAACCTTTTACCACCAATCTTGCCTTAAAAGTCTTTACTTTACCATCCgaacttatttttcttttgaattacACCCGATAGATACTATACTTTAAGGATGATCTACTAGAGTCCAAGCCtggtttcaaattttcaatacaTAGTATCCTTTTCAAATTTGATGGTTTATTTCCAACCTCTATAATCGATATCATAAGTTGTAGGATCGTCACGATACTCATTATCTCCAActacaaattaaagtgtaatgtaccagggttcacagtgcattgtggactccggtgcatgtgtatgtgttttatattgtgagtttttgtgtcttgtgttatgaaattctgtactttaagagtatgaattgTATACATGAAAAAGTTATTGTGAAATTATATGCTTATGAACACAatgtacctaaatcaaatttgaaaaataaataaatatatagcatgtgtatgtgtcttgcaTTGTGATttattgtgtcttatgttatgaaattttgtaccttacgaATATAAATTCTGTACATTGTTATTTCGATCCAGAGTTCATAATGCTATATAGACCCTGGTCCGTGATAGAAATTATAAACTGCCTTTACTAAATAATTAGGCCTCCAAAGTCCACAGTCTGGCCCAGCGTTAAGTATGGTGCGAGTCCGAGAGCCCAAATTGCGTTGCAGAACTAGAATCAGcttttttttctccaatttcCCTCTCTCGTTTCCGCCTCGCTTCCCGGTTTGGCTGCGTTATTGTGAAGCAGCATCAGCCGCGTTCTGTTACTCTCAGGTAAGGAATCCAGTTTTCTTGTGCCCATGTATTTAGGATATTGTATAATCTGCAGTTATTTTGTGCCCaccaagtgttcgatgaaaGTTTTGGATTCACAAACTAACGGGTAAAGACTAAAGAGAGAGAAAGGTAGAAATTATATAGAGCTGCacgttaaaaataaaaagaaaaggaaaattggAGTATAGGAGGGTTAAGGGAGTTCTACAATCTGTACTGATTATCTGACATTATTTCTGTTGGGATGCTTAAAGTAAATAATGGTGTTgggattattttctttttaagaaaaaataatgatCCTAGGTATGCTTGGTAAGGTGGAATGGCAAGAAACCAATTCTGGAGAGGAACTGATATTCTTTGATTAAATATGTGAACATATAGTGTGAATTTGTTTATTCTTCCTTGCGAGGGAACAAATCTTCATTCCATgtagtaccaaaaaaaaaaaaaagctgtgAAATGGAATGCATAAAATGGCTTAGAGGTCAAAATCACAATTCCTTTCTGATATGATTCTTGCATACTTAATTTGAGCCTTTTGATTTGTCTCTATTATTCTTTTGCTTGGTGATCTAAGGTGTTTTCATGTTGCAATTTTTACTATCTAATCAAGAACTTTAATGTAGCTTAATAttggtgaaaaattaaaaagggtCCAGTTTGAGCAATTGAGCATGTAAGTCTGACTACTCCTATTGGAGTGGGTCGAGAAACTGGCTGTATTATGTAAGAAATACAGTGTAACTATGGAAGTAATCTTTTAACCGAgtagagtgtgtgttcttaagTAGCTAATCACCTCATTTCCAGCCATCTCTTGCAAAGTAAGGTGTCAGGATATACATCAATTGGTACTGTGCTTACACTTacctaatacggagtaatagttAATTGTTTTTTACTTCTTTGCAAGTGAAATTGTGTTTCATGAATAATCTCTACAGTAACTAATGTATGTTTCTATCTTCAAGCAGATAAGAATAGACTTAAAAGAGTGTATTTCAGCTTTTGTACATGGCATTAGTTGTTATATGTGGTCAACCGTGCAGTGGGAAATCAACTGCTGCAGCCTGCTTGGCTAACGCTCTTAGTGACACAGAGTCCAAGCCATCAGTCAGAATTATTGATGAAGCCTCCTTTCATCTTAGCCGTAACCAAAGCTATGCTGACATGACTGCAGAAAAGAACCTACGGGGTGTCTTAAGGTCTGAAGTCGATAGATCTTTGTCGAAAGatagtattattattgtggATTCCTTAAATAGCATAAAGGGTTACAGATATGAGTTGTGGTGTTTGGCCCGCGCAGCAGGGACGAGATACTGTGTTGTCTACTGTGATGTAGAAGAGAACATGTGCCGAGCATGGAATGAAGAGCGTAAGGAGAAAGCCGAGCCTGCATATGATGATAAAATTTTCGAAGATTTGATAAGAAGGTTCGAGAGGCCAGATAGCAAAAACAGATGGGATTCTCCGCTGTTTGAATTATGGCCAGCAAGAGATGCGATTGATAAATCATCTCAGGCTATTTTGGATGCTGTTTCATACTTGACCAAAAGAGTCGACTCGAAAACAAGGGATGTTAAAATCTTACAGCCAACAATCGCAACACAAACTGCACGCACTTCAGAGGCTAATTCTCTATATGAGATGGACAAAGCTACTCAAGAAGTAATCAATGCCATCGTTGAAGCACAATCTCATGCGCTTGGCGGCCCTCTCAACGGTGTATCTCTTGGGCCAGAGTTGCCGAGTATTGATATTTCAAGATCTGTTGGCTTGCCAGAGTTGCGTAGGCTGCGACGAACTTTCATTAAGCTGGCTGGGCAGACTAGCTTGAGTGGAAGACCTCCTCCTTCAGATGCTTCTAGTGCAAAGAGGATGTTTGTTGATTACTTAAACAGAGAACTAGGaaataattgaagaattaaTTATGATGCAGATGATAGTTCTTGATTCATGGCCTTGATATTGTAGTGAACAAACATTATAGCATTACATAATAGATATTATTGTGAGAGGGCAAACCAAGGGGAGCTTTTTTCTGGAATTTGTGTTGTGATTTGGTTTTTGTATCATACTTTTCAAATATGGAGTTGTAatctcgttttttttttttttttttcgatttggTTAAtgcaatttgagttgaaaatatttcaatcatTCCTTCTAACTAGTATGGTGAGGCAAGGACAGCTCTTAATACATACCATATAAATAATATGATCAGTTCCTGATTCTATCTCTTTTAGTTCCGTAAGAAAGGAAGGATCCCAGGGAATCGATCTTTCTTCTAGTTGTTGAATCTCTCTTTGGTTGATCAATGTGCGATATTTCAAATCCTCACCAATTACACATAgtttgcttgtttgatgattcAATTGCACACTTTTGAAGTTCAGTGATCCAATTGCACATAAACGGTAAGTCAAATGACATAATTAACACTTTTTTCAAGGATTAATTCCTACTAACAGTAATTCTGTGGGTAATTTAGTCTTATTATTTGTGAATAATGGATAATTTAATctttagtactccgtatttaagagtttatataataattataccTTGTGTTTCAAGATATTCAACTAATAAACTAGACTGTCTGGCTATTTATGCATATATAGCGATTATAAATCTACAAGCAATAACTTAGAAGACAATATTCTAAGATCTGGGAAGTGTTTATTTAGGATATTGAAGACAAAATTCAGTTTCCCTGCCAAGTTATCACAATCTACAAAAGGTAGTCTGAAGATAACGATCAAGGAAACAAAAAGACAAACTTGAGCCTAGCTTTGTCATACACATTTAAGATTCTTCCTTGGAGAAATAGCTTTGAGGCAAGCTAAATTCTTCCTCTTGATTCAGAATTTCTCCCTCATCATCGTCTGCTTTCTGCAATTAACAAACACCAAGCAAGCATGGAAGAAATGTTCGTTAAGAATGCGATTATGAAATTAACAAACACCAAGCAAGCATGGAAGAAATGTTCGTTAAGAATGCGAATACTATGTAATCGTAGAACCTAAAGTTGTCGCTTATGAACTTCTAGTGTCAAAATCAGTGAGTCCAAGCATTACATCTAGCAATTGTAAACACAAACAGAGAATACCAACAAAATAAGTAATCTCAGGACCTTTAAAATAATTGCATATATTCGTTAATCTCGATGTTTCTAATTATATATGATGCCTGCCTGCCATTTGCATGCTTTACAAGTTCTGTTTTAGGATACACATTGATCAACCCTGTTAAATTTACTTCAATAAGCTCAAAATATGCATTTTAACACAGAAAAAGAACATATTGTTACCacaaaatttcaattctaaGTTATTGATAAAAAGATTTGGATCACAATGTTGTTAGTTTGACGAGCTTGATCAAGGGTTAAATATCAAAGGAAATGAAAACAATGTTAAGATCACAATTCTCACAGTTAGGGGAACaaaatgatatatgtattcATTTGACATATATTAAAGTGGCAGCCTTCTCATCCACAATTTGGGCTACACACAGTGTTGCATGAACATATAACAAAATCTACCATTAATGGACCTACCAGCATTTCCAAGTTGTAGAAGCGATCCAACAACTTCAATACATCATCGGCAGTGAAGTGCTTATTAAAGCTGCAAGAAGTTGAATCTATAAGAACACAGATGATAAGGAGAAGTTATATTAGTGGTATCAATGTATCATATTCTATAATTAGTATTAGAGTTGTAAACACTGTGTCTTCTTCTTGTAGGAGTAGCATAAATACAAAGCTAACAGATAACTTATGAAAAGCATCAAAAAGAATTTGTGCAAGTTTCATATGGAAGAACAAAGAGAGAGCACAGAATAGTCAAGCAAACCTCCTTCGCAGATATTCTGTTAACCCATAAAGGACAAAGTGACGATGAACTCCTGCAAGAAAGATCAAGTGTTAGGTATCTCAACACCCAGATAGTTGGAGAAAGAAAAGGCCACTCTCTCACAAACTTGTAGGCAGAATAGACAAAGGATCCTCAAACAATTTCAAGAATCCTGACTATTTTGTCATTAAATAGGGAAACCTTTTTACTACATCATAATCATTATTGAGGTTATTTctagctactttttttttttatcattcaaGTTGCAATCAATGCAATATGATCTTAttccattaattttattttttttttgttgcagcATCTTTAGAAGAACTTGATATACAAGATACATTAGGGATTGAAGCCTTACATGCCCATAGCACTTATAATACTACCACACCTCTAGCATTTACAAAGGTCATGAATCATTAATGCCACTAGATTTTCATGGTTTCCATGGAAGATATAATTTCACCAGAAACTCATAAGTTGATATTTGTCAAATCTAAGATAGAAGTTCAGCTCCACCATAACTCTACTCCAACAGCTAATTTGGAGACTGACGTGATCCAATTATAGGTCAACAACAAGCCAAACCTTAGAGATCACACattgagagagggagagagagaagcaTATCAAACAAATCCATTTTCATCCATATACTCCATTTCAAATTATCGAAACATAATACACGGAGAAAGAAACTAAAGGCAAGAAGAAATCAATCTGGCAAATAATTCCAAAAGTGTGATCTTTTGATAACTACAGAAAAATTTACTAAAGAATGTATAATAAATTGCTAGAATTCCATTAACACTATGCAActcaattttatataaaattgtcctgacataaaaaataaaaaaaaataaaaaaaaaaagagagagagagagagagatcacacattgagagagggagggagagaagCATATCAAACAAATCCACTTTCATCCATATACTCCATTTCAAATTATCGAAACATAATACCCGGAGAAAGAAACTAAAGGCAAGAAGAAATCAATCTGCCAAATAATTCCAAAAGTTTGATCTTTTGATAACTAAAGAAAAATTTACTAAAGAATGCATAATAAATTGCTAGAATTCCATTAACACTATGCAActcaattttatataaaattgtcCTGACATCaaaaaaatgtcattatttTATAGATAAAAGAGTATGATTTCGAATTCTAAGCAAGCTGACTTTAATCCAGTGGTATAGGTTGTAGAATGTAGACTCAAATTGTAAGAAATCACAAGCTCAACTCAAATTATGAAAGGGATAGTAGAAGACTGAGGCAGAGCAATTAAAAGGAAACAGTAACAGCAacgaaagaaaagaaaatgccTCTTAATTTGGCGGGAGGATAGATTTCAAGAGCTTCCAGCAACCTCAGCTCCAATTCCACCTGCGATTGCTCCTACAATTTCACAAACCAAAACGAAACGGAAAGTAATCAAAGAACAAATACAGATAAAGCACGTTAGCATACACATATTTCTCGCGCATACGCAATCACGTCTAGTCTACACACAAACAATACGCATATGCGAAGAGAGACCACAGAGAGAAAAGACCTTGCGGAGAGATGAAGATGGAGGCTTGCAAGGAGAATGTACGGACACGCCGTCCTGTTCTTCctgctcttcttcttcctcctcctcctcctccacctgCTCCCTTTTCACCTCTTCCTTCTTACCTTTACTGTTGGCCCCTGTGTTCTGGCCCATTTTCGTGATCCGAATTTTTCTTCGGTTTTCGCAGCGATTCCACAAAAACGCTCTTTTGATCCCGTGTTTTGGCCTCTTCGAAGAGTTGAAGAAGGAGggctatatacacatatacacaaTTCTGTATCTATATATTTGTGGAAGCTGGGGACGTTATGAGCATGAATTTAgaaatgaattttgaaaatttgtgaTCAAAATTTAGGGATTTTAACTAACTTTTTAGTCTGAAATGAAAGTAAATGGGCTGAATGCCATTTTGGGCTATGGACTGAGAAGGGGAAAAAAACTAAATCCTCCATGTCATTatgtagtttttgtttttggcatAATCCAGATTTCCGACTTTACTATACTTATATCTTGAATCCGTTCCTTTTTTCATGATCTAAGAAGATAAATTGAaccaatttaatttttgtgcGAAAAATTGAACCACTACATTGCCGTTGAAAACAAGTCTTGAGTGAAGTTTTTGTCCACTGACTAATACCTTTtgtggtgtttggttggatgtagttacAATTCAATTATATGACAATTCTTTTGACCATTcgaattacagtgtttggttggatcaacattatatagttttttttttcaacattatatagttttttttttaattgaattctTTGTGATTAGAAAAAATCATGTATACACATGTTTTCTTCACATCAACTtctctataaactaaagaaggttGTGCATTCTCAACCCTTTGAATTAGAAGATAAGCTCTAAGTTCATCTTCATAAATTACATAGTCCATTTCATTTGCTTCTTCAAATCTAGCACCAAACTGATTTTCTTCTATTGCAGTAATGTTTGTAGCCCTCTCGTATTCACTTTTAGAGTAGAGTGAATCACTAAATGATTCACCCTTTAAGATATAATCATCACTTGCAAACTCATGCGATTCAACCTCTAATTCTTTGTTATTATCACGGCCTTTCCCTCTCTCATATATCTGCTACAACTCTTCATCAATGTAATAGTCTCATTAACATCATAGTTCCAATTTTCATTGTCCAAATGCTCAACAATTATCTCTACTTCTTTATTTTTAGGTATATATCTCAAAGTTAAGGTCAATCACATCATTTCTCTATTTAGTCTCTCTATTTAGTCTCCTTATTTTAAGTGAAGTGCAATCCCCATATTTATACCAAAATTGAACTTTCCTATCATTATATCTCAATGACTTAATAATTTGCCTTAAACCTAACATAGAACCATGATCACCAACCCaataatcaaaattttccaCCTTTCCTCCCAAATAGTCTAGATCGATAAAGATGTACAACAACTAGAACACCTCCATAATACCAACTTCATACGGTACACATACTCATCTTCCACAACATCTAAGGAATAATAACAAAATAGTAATGTAATAGTTAGActcattaaataaataaaaaataataatagaaaaatgaTTTATAGTGGATAGTGAACACATAAACAaactattattaaaataaacaaataaacattgCAGAGTAgtataatttgtatttaattcatTTCAACATGATTTTTGTAATCTAAATGTTTCAGCCTTAGCTTGTGACTTTCCATAATGCATTGCCTTTCTATGCTCATTGATTGATGATTACTAACACTTTGAAGTT contains the following coding sequences:
- the LOC116003660 gene encoding protein KTI12 homolog, whose protein sequence is MALVVICGQPCSGKSTAAACLANALSDTESKPSVRIIDEASFHLSRNQSYADMTAEKNLRGVLRSEVDRSLSKDSIIIVDSLNSIKGYRYELWCLARAAGTRYCVVYCDVEENMCRAWNEERKEKAEPAYDDKIFEDLIRRFERPDSKNRWDSPLFELWPARDAIDKSSQAILDAVSYLTKRVDSKTRDVKILQPTIATQTARTSEANSLYEMDKATQEVINAIVEAQSHALGGPLNGVSLGPELPSIDISRSVGLPELRRLRRTFIKLAGQTSLSGRPPPSDASSAKRMFVDYLNRELGNN
- the LOC116003681 gene encoding uncharacterized protein LOC116003681 → MGQNTGANSKGKKEEVKREQVEEEEEEEEEQEEQDGVSVHSPCKPPSSSLRKEQSQVELELRLLEALEIYPPAKLRGVHRHFVLYGLTEYLRRSFNKHFTADDVLKLLDRFYNLEMLKADDDEGEILNQEEEFSLPQSYFSKEES